From a region of the Pseudomonas fulva 12-X genome:
- a CDS encoding chorismate--pyruvate lyase family protein, translating into MPCSTPQTPAWLTRDQLPSAPIASVYDWLFNQDSLTRRLTELSDGGFSVTPLREGWQALRDDECAALDVPPGSQGWVREVYLRGNGQPWVFARSVAARQALEGSNLDLQELGSRSLGELLFSDQAFTRGELQVCRYPAAWLPSEASQNDLWARRSCFRRGPLAVLVAEVFLADFWPAASR; encoded by the coding sequence GTGCCCTGTTCTACCCCGCAAACACCCGCCTGGCTTACCCGCGACCAGCTGCCAAGCGCACCAATAGCCAGCGTTTACGACTGGCTGTTCAACCAGGACTCGCTGACCCGGCGGCTGACCGAACTCTCCGACGGCGGCTTCAGCGTCACGCCGCTGCGTGAAGGCTGGCAGGCGCTGCGTGACGACGAATGCGCCGCGCTGGACGTGCCACCGGGCAGCCAGGGCTGGGTGCGCGAGGTGTACCTGCGTGGCAATGGCCAGCCCTGGGTGTTCGCCCGCAGCGTGGCCGCCCGACAGGCGCTGGAAGGCTCGAATCTGGACCTTCAGGAGCTGGGCAGCCGCTCCCTCGGCGAACTGCTGTTCAGCGACCAGGCCTTTACCCGCGGCGAGCTTCAGGTGTGCCGTTACCCGGCAGCCTGGCTGCCGTCAGAGGCCAGTCAGAATGATCTGTGGGCGCGGCGTTCGTGCTTTCGCCGCGGCCCGCTGGCGGTGCTGGTCGCCGAAGTGTTCCTGGCCGATTTCTGGCCAGCGGCGAGCCGCTGA
- a CDS encoding rubredoxin — protein MKKWQCVVCGLIYDEREGWPDDGIAPGTRWEDVPQDWLCPDCGVGKLDFEMIEIN, from the coding sequence ATGAAGAAGTGGCAATGTGTGGTCTGCGGACTGATCTATGACGAACGCGAAGGCTGGCCCGATGACGGCATCGCTCCCGGCACCCGCTGGGAGGATGTGCCGCAAGATTGGCTATGCCCGGACTGCGGCGTCGGCAAACTTGACTTCGAGATGATCGAAATCAACTGA